In Motacilla alba alba isolate MOTALB_02 chromosome 23, Motacilla_alba_V1.0_pri, whole genome shotgun sequence, the following are encoded in one genomic region:
- the GRHL3 gene encoding grainyhead-like protein 3 homolog isoform X1: MSNELDFRSVRLMKNDTMNFQKFPYTSEDEAWKTYLENPLTAATKAMMRVNGDDDSVAALSLLYDYYMVPKEKRILPAGMVARNDLAKSRHCHGMDYEPELPSFDGSAHLMKLLSENVSMTQEFCEPPKKNGLSLEGIPAPHKAALLPPGTSKLEATPDNFLVAPGDVYDSSSLNSLFESLPMAPAQQRWQPDSTFKEDPQETLLFSDILKAQPEPPCPESYPTDGVKSDFEYTLGSPKAIHIKSGDSPMAYLNKGQFYPITLRTAGDSKCLHLSSNKVKSVVMIVFDNEKIPTEQLKFWKHWHSRQPTAKQRVIDVADCKENFNTVQNIEELAYNALSFVWNIHEEAKVFIGVNCLSTDFSSQKGVKGVPLNLQIDTYDCGSGSSQLVHRAVCQIKIFCDKGAERKMRDDERKQFRRKGKCLDSNNNGLKGCLLSGFRGNEITFLRPESDLETQPVLFIPNVHFSAPQRCGSVLPPAAPSSANRLPLKRSGASFADDFDPVPPKHSKDEDPQRVLLYVRRESEEVFDALMLKTPDLQGLRTAISEKYGLPEESIYKVYKKCKRGILVNMDNNIIQHYSNHMAFLLDMVEAENKFQIILKEL; the protein is encoded by the exons ATGTCCAATGAGCTGGA ttTCAGATCCGTGCGTCTGATGAAGAATGACACCATGAACTTCCAGAAATTCCCCTACACCAGCGAGGATGAGGCCTGGAAAACCTACCTGGAGAACCCCCTGACTGCAGCCACCAAGGCCATGATGAGGGTGAACGGGGACGACGACAGCGTGGCCGCCCTCAGCCTCCTCTACGACTACTACATG GTCCCCAAGGAGAAGAGGATTCTGCCAGCTGGGATGGTGGCACGCAATGACCTGGCAAAGAG caggcactgccacGGCATGGATTACGAGCCCGAGCTGCCCTCCTTCGACGGCTCGGCCCACCTCATGAAGCTGCTGTCAGAAAACGTCTCCATGACCCAGGAGTTCTGCGAGCCTCCCAAGAAGAACGGCCTGAGTCTCGAGGGGatccctgctcctcacaaggcagccctgctccctccaggcACCAGCAAGCTGGAAGCCACCCCAGACAACTTCCTGGTGGCGCCGGGGGACGTGTatgacagcagctccctgaaCTCCCTGTTTGAGAGCCTGCCCATGGCCCCGGCGCAGCAGCGCTGGCAGCCCGACAGCACCTTCAAGGAGGACCCCCAGGAG ACGCTGCTCTTCAGTGACATCCTCAAAGCCCAGCCAGAGCCCCCCTGCCCCGAGAGTTACCCCACAGATGGGGTGAAGAG TGACTTTGAATACACGCTGGGGTCACCCAAAGCCATTCACATCAAATCTGGGGACTCTCCCATGGCCTACCTCAACAAAGGACAGTTCTACCCCATCACCCTGCGGACAGCTGGAGACAGCAAATGTTTGCACTTGTCCTCAAATAAAGTGAAG AGCGTGGTGATGATCGTGTTTGACAACGAGAAGATCCCCACGGAGCAGCTGAAGTTCTGGAAGCACTGGCACTCCCGGCAGCCCACGGCCAAGCAGAGGGTCATCGACGTGG ctGACTGCAAGGAGAACTTCAACACGGTGCAGAACATCGAGGAGCTGGCCTACAACGCCCTGTCCTTCGTGTGGAACATCCACGAGGAAGCCAAG GTGTTTATTGGGGTGAACTGCCTGAGCACAGACTTCTCCTCGCAGAAGGGAGTGAAGGGTGTCCCCCTGAACCTGCAGATCGACACCTACGactgtggcagtggcagcagccagctggtgCACAGGGCTGTCTGCCAGATCAAGATCTTCTGTGACAAG ggagcagagaggaaaatgagggaTGATGAGAGGAAACAGTTCcgaaggaaaggaaaatgcctGGACTCCAACAACAACG GTCTGAAAGGCTGTTTGCTCTCTGGCTTCAGAGGGAACGAGATCACCTTCCTGCGGCCCGAGAGCGACCTGGAGACGCAGCCCGTGCTCTTCATCCCCAACGTGCACTTCTCCGCCCCGCAGAGGTGTGGCTCG GTGCTCCCTccggctgctcccagctctgcaaacag gctgcccCTGAAGCGGAGCGGGGCCTCCTTCGCCGACGACTTCGACCCGGTCCCCCCAAAGCACAGCAAGGACGAAGATCCCCAGAGAG TGCTGCTCTACGTGCGCAGGGAGTCCGAGGAGGTGTTTGATGCTCTCATGTTGAAGACCCCGGACCTGCAGGGCCTCAGGACAGCT atttcagaaaaatacGGGCTTCCTGAAGAAAGCATTTATAAAGTCTACAAAAAGTGCAAAAGAGG GATCCTGGTGAACATGGACAACAACATCATCCAGCACTACAGCAACCACATGGCCTTTCTGCTGGACATGGTAGAGGCAGAGAACAAGTTCCAGATCATCCTCAAAGAGCTCTaa
- the GRHL3 gene encoding grainyhead-like protein 3 homolog isoform X3 codes for MSNELDFRSVRLMKNDTMNFQKFPYTSEDEAWKTYLENPLTAATKAMMRVNGDDDSVAALSLLYDYYMVPKEKRILPAGMVARNDLAKSRHCHGMDYEPELPSFDGSAHLMKLLSENVSMTQEFCEPPKKNGLSLEGIPAPHKAALLPPGTSKLEATPDNFLVAPGDVYDSSSLNSLFESLPMAPAQQRWQPDSTFKEDPQETLLFSDILKAQPEPPCPESYPTDGVKSDFEYTLGSPKAIHIKSGDSPMAYLNKGQFYPITLRTAGDSKCLHLSSNKVKSVVMIVFDNEKIPTEQLKFWKHWHSRQPTAKQRVIDVADCKENFNTVQNIEELAYNALSFVWNIHEEAKGVKGVPLNLQIDTYDCGSGSSQLVHRAVCQIKIFCDKGAERKMRDDERKQFRRKGKCLDSNNNGLKGCLLSGFRGNEITFLRPESDLETQPVLFIPNVHFSAPQRCGSVLPPAAPSSANRLPLKRSGASFADDFDPVPPKHSKDEDPQRVLLYVRRESEEVFDALMLKTPDLQGLRTAISEKYGLPEESIYKVYKKCKRGILVNMDNNIIQHYSNHMAFLLDMVEAENKFQIILKEL; via the exons ATGTCCAATGAGCTGGA ttTCAGATCCGTGCGTCTGATGAAGAATGACACCATGAACTTCCAGAAATTCCCCTACACCAGCGAGGATGAGGCCTGGAAAACCTACCTGGAGAACCCCCTGACTGCAGCCACCAAGGCCATGATGAGGGTGAACGGGGACGACGACAGCGTGGCCGCCCTCAGCCTCCTCTACGACTACTACATG GTCCCCAAGGAGAAGAGGATTCTGCCAGCTGGGATGGTGGCACGCAATGACCTGGCAAAGAG caggcactgccacGGCATGGATTACGAGCCCGAGCTGCCCTCCTTCGACGGCTCGGCCCACCTCATGAAGCTGCTGTCAGAAAACGTCTCCATGACCCAGGAGTTCTGCGAGCCTCCCAAGAAGAACGGCCTGAGTCTCGAGGGGatccctgctcctcacaaggcagccctgctccctccaggcACCAGCAAGCTGGAAGCCACCCCAGACAACTTCCTGGTGGCGCCGGGGGACGTGTatgacagcagctccctgaaCTCCCTGTTTGAGAGCCTGCCCATGGCCCCGGCGCAGCAGCGCTGGCAGCCCGACAGCACCTTCAAGGAGGACCCCCAGGAG ACGCTGCTCTTCAGTGACATCCTCAAAGCCCAGCCAGAGCCCCCCTGCCCCGAGAGTTACCCCACAGATGGGGTGAAGAG TGACTTTGAATACACGCTGGGGTCACCCAAAGCCATTCACATCAAATCTGGGGACTCTCCCATGGCCTACCTCAACAAAGGACAGTTCTACCCCATCACCCTGCGGACAGCTGGAGACAGCAAATGTTTGCACTTGTCCTCAAATAAAGTGAAG AGCGTGGTGATGATCGTGTTTGACAACGAGAAGATCCCCACGGAGCAGCTGAAGTTCTGGAAGCACTGGCACTCCCGGCAGCCCACGGCCAAGCAGAGGGTCATCGACGTGG ctGACTGCAAGGAGAACTTCAACACGGTGCAGAACATCGAGGAGCTGGCCTACAACGCCCTGTCCTTCGTGTGGAACATCCACGAGGAAGCCAAG GGAGTGAAGGGTGTCCCCCTGAACCTGCAGATCGACACCTACGactgtggcagtggcagcagccagctggtgCACAGGGCTGTCTGCCAGATCAAGATCTTCTGTGACAAG ggagcagagaggaaaatgagggaTGATGAGAGGAAACAGTTCcgaaggaaaggaaaatgcctGGACTCCAACAACAACG GTCTGAAAGGCTGTTTGCTCTCTGGCTTCAGAGGGAACGAGATCACCTTCCTGCGGCCCGAGAGCGACCTGGAGACGCAGCCCGTGCTCTTCATCCCCAACGTGCACTTCTCCGCCCCGCAGAGGTGTGGCTCG GTGCTCCCTccggctgctcccagctctgcaaacag gctgcccCTGAAGCGGAGCGGGGCCTCCTTCGCCGACGACTTCGACCCGGTCCCCCCAAAGCACAGCAAGGACGAAGATCCCCAGAGAG TGCTGCTCTACGTGCGCAGGGAGTCCGAGGAGGTGTTTGATGCTCTCATGTTGAAGACCCCGGACCTGCAGGGCCTCAGGACAGCT atttcagaaaaatacGGGCTTCCTGAAGAAAGCATTTATAAAGTCTACAAAAAGTGCAAAAGAGG GATCCTGGTGAACATGGACAACAACATCATCCAGCACTACAGCAACCACATGGCCTTTCTGCTGGACATGGTAGAGGCAGAGAACAAGTTCCAGATCATCCTCAAAGAGCTCTaa
- the GRHL3 gene encoding grainyhead-like protein 3 homolog isoform X2 — MSNELDFRSVRLMKNDTMNFQKFPYTSEDEAWKTYLENPLTAATKAMMRVNGDDDSVAALSLLYDYYMVPKEKRILPAGMVARNDLAKRHCHGMDYEPELPSFDGSAHLMKLLSENVSMTQEFCEPPKKNGLSLEGIPAPHKAALLPPGTSKLEATPDNFLVAPGDVYDSSSLNSLFESLPMAPAQQRWQPDSTFKEDPQETLLFSDILKAQPEPPCPESYPTDGVKSDFEYTLGSPKAIHIKSGDSPMAYLNKGQFYPITLRTAGDSKCLHLSSNKVKSVVMIVFDNEKIPTEQLKFWKHWHSRQPTAKQRVIDVADCKENFNTVQNIEELAYNALSFVWNIHEEAKVFIGVNCLSTDFSSQKGVKGVPLNLQIDTYDCGSGSSQLVHRAVCQIKIFCDKGAERKMRDDERKQFRRKGKCLDSNNNGLKGCLLSGFRGNEITFLRPESDLETQPVLFIPNVHFSAPQRCGSVLPPAAPSSANRLPLKRSGASFADDFDPVPPKHSKDEDPQRVLLYVRRESEEVFDALMLKTPDLQGLRTAISEKYGLPEESIYKVYKKCKRGILVNMDNNIIQHYSNHMAFLLDMVEAENKFQIILKEL, encoded by the exons ATGTCCAATGAGCTGGA ttTCAGATCCGTGCGTCTGATGAAGAATGACACCATGAACTTCCAGAAATTCCCCTACACCAGCGAGGATGAGGCCTGGAAAACCTACCTGGAGAACCCCCTGACTGCAGCCACCAAGGCCATGATGAGGGTGAACGGGGACGACGACAGCGTGGCCGCCCTCAGCCTCCTCTACGACTACTACATG GTCCCCAAGGAGAAGAGGATTCTGCCAGCTGGGATGGTGGCACGCAATGACCTGGCAAAGAG gcactgccacGGCATGGATTACGAGCCCGAGCTGCCCTCCTTCGACGGCTCGGCCCACCTCATGAAGCTGCTGTCAGAAAACGTCTCCATGACCCAGGAGTTCTGCGAGCCTCCCAAGAAGAACGGCCTGAGTCTCGAGGGGatccctgctcctcacaaggcagccctgctccctccaggcACCAGCAAGCTGGAAGCCACCCCAGACAACTTCCTGGTGGCGCCGGGGGACGTGTatgacagcagctccctgaaCTCCCTGTTTGAGAGCCTGCCCATGGCCCCGGCGCAGCAGCGCTGGCAGCCCGACAGCACCTTCAAGGAGGACCCCCAGGAG ACGCTGCTCTTCAGTGACATCCTCAAAGCCCAGCCAGAGCCCCCCTGCCCCGAGAGTTACCCCACAGATGGGGTGAAGAG TGACTTTGAATACACGCTGGGGTCACCCAAAGCCATTCACATCAAATCTGGGGACTCTCCCATGGCCTACCTCAACAAAGGACAGTTCTACCCCATCACCCTGCGGACAGCTGGAGACAGCAAATGTTTGCACTTGTCCTCAAATAAAGTGAAG AGCGTGGTGATGATCGTGTTTGACAACGAGAAGATCCCCACGGAGCAGCTGAAGTTCTGGAAGCACTGGCACTCCCGGCAGCCCACGGCCAAGCAGAGGGTCATCGACGTGG ctGACTGCAAGGAGAACTTCAACACGGTGCAGAACATCGAGGAGCTGGCCTACAACGCCCTGTCCTTCGTGTGGAACATCCACGAGGAAGCCAAG GTGTTTATTGGGGTGAACTGCCTGAGCACAGACTTCTCCTCGCAGAAGGGAGTGAAGGGTGTCCCCCTGAACCTGCAGATCGACACCTACGactgtggcagtggcagcagccagctggtgCACAGGGCTGTCTGCCAGATCAAGATCTTCTGTGACAAG ggagcagagaggaaaatgagggaTGATGAGAGGAAACAGTTCcgaaggaaaggaaaatgcctGGACTCCAACAACAACG GTCTGAAAGGCTGTTTGCTCTCTGGCTTCAGAGGGAACGAGATCACCTTCCTGCGGCCCGAGAGCGACCTGGAGACGCAGCCCGTGCTCTTCATCCCCAACGTGCACTTCTCCGCCCCGCAGAGGTGTGGCTCG GTGCTCCCTccggctgctcccagctctgcaaacag gctgcccCTGAAGCGGAGCGGGGCCTCCTTCGCCGACGACTTCGACCCGGTCCCCCCAAAGCACAGCAAGGACGAAGATCCCCAGAGAG TGCTGCTCTACGTGCGCAGGGAGTCCGAGGAGGTGTTTGATGCTCTCATGTTGAAGACCCCGGACCTGCAGGGCCTCAGGACAGCT atttcagaaaaatacGGGCTTCCTGAAGAAAGCATTTATAAAGTCTACAAAAAGTGCAAAAGAGG GATCCTGGTGAACATGGACAACAACATCATCCAGCACTACAGCAACCACATGGCCTTTCTGCTGGACATGGTAGAGGCAGAGAACAAGTTCCAGATCATCCTCAAAGAGCTCTaa